The region TCATTTGCTTGCATGAAATTATCATTTGGTTCTATATCGGCATTCCTGTATTCAGGTTTAGTGTAAAAATTCATTTTATACTTTCTTCCATTGTTTAAAAATATCCTCATAGTATATTCACTATTGCCTGAGAAAGAATCTATAGGCTGCACTGTTATGGTATCGTACTTTGTTTTAGTAATTCTTACTGGAATAAATTGATTATCTTTCTCTATGGCTATACCATCTAAATTTTCCATATTAACTGTAGATGAGAATTTGACAGTCCAAACTTTTTCTAAATCTATATTCGTTTTAGAGGGAAAGGTCTCCCAATTACTAGATTTTGCCCGCATATTCCCTAATAATTTTTCCTCAGCTAATAACTGCTTGTCTAAAGTTTTGAATCCATATTCATTGAATCCCAGTTCACTTTCAATTGGCTCTGCAAAAACACTACAATTTAATAATAAAATAGAAATAGATAGAATAATACTTAATAAAAGTCTGCTTTTCTTCATATAATTCCTCCTTAAATAATCTATAATAATATAATATTATTATACTATATATAAGTAAACTTTTCCATTCTGAGTCATAAAATCATATTTAAATTCACCACTTAGTTCTATTATTGTTTTAAAAGTTCCTCCATATTGACCTAAAATTCCTGAAAAGAGACCCTAGGACTTAGGATTGCTCCTTTGTCCATTTGGGTCTCTGGGTCTCTCTGTTTTATTCGAGTTTCGACAAAAGTCGGGTGGTACCCGGTACCTTTGCGAGGGGGAAAGCTTTTCTCCCCTGAGCTTGAATATAGTACAGAAAAAGGTAAGCTACATATCAGCAATCTATGGCTTCATCTAATGGGAATTGATATTCCTTCTGGTATCATTAAAAACGCAAGTTGTAAAAGACAAAATTTAACAATAAGAACTTTTCTACATATTTTCTTAATCGAAGAAGATAATATAATACAAAAAGATAGTATCCTTTTTCAAAAGGGAGGTTATTCTAAAACTGCAATATTATCTACGCTTTTATATCTCATAACAGGCAACTCATTTGAGGATAATGAAGAATTTGATGAAAAACCAATTAAGGAAGCTAAGAAAACAGCTGTTATAGAATATATAAATAATAGCTTATCTGATTTAGCATCATTAAAAAATGAATTGCCTGACTATGGGTATTATAATTTAGGTTTCATTGAAGAAAATATAAATTCCATATTAAATCAAATTGATAGTGCTGAAAGTAACCTTTCACAGGCTGTTAAAAGAAGTGAGACTTTATCAAGTGAAATATATGAACTTAATAATCAAATCGCTGAGTGTAATATGCTTCATAACAGATATCAAGTATTACAAGGGCAGTATGTTTCAGATATTAACAGACTAACTTTCCTCGTAGAAGGCGAAGTACATAGACCTGAATATATACAAGAAACCCTCTGTCCATTTTGCAATGGTGAGCTTGAAAAGGGATATCAAGAATCTTGTATAGAAGCAGCTTCTGTAGAATTAAAAAAGATTATGTTACAACTTAATGATTTAAATGATGCTGAAGAAGATATTTCTATAGAAAAAAATAATCTAGAAGAGATGAATAATGTATTACAAATGGAAAGAGCCCAGTTAGAAGAAATAATTAATTCTAAGTTAAAGCCTAAAATAAAACATCTGCGTCATCTACTACACCTATATCGAAAGTCTATGGAAGTTCAAAGTCAAATTAGAACTATTAGACATCTTGAACATAATATGATTGATGACTTAAATGCATTTGAAATGAAAAATGAAGTCGAAGTTAAGTATAAACCTAAAGAATATTTTGATTTTCTAATCTTACAAGGCATAAGCACAATTCTTGAAAGCATCTTAGAGGCATGTAACTTTGATAACTTAAGCTCTGCGTACTTTAGTAAAGATACTTTTGATGTAGTAGTAAACGGAAAAGAAAAATCTAAGTTCGGCCAAGGATACCGTGCATTTCTAAATACAGTAGTTGCATTAACATTTATGGAGTATTTAAAGCAATGTGGAACTTACTCTCCAGGAATATTAATAGTTGACTCACCTATACTTTCATTAAAAGAAAAGAAATCTGAACAAGCTTCTGAAAATATGAAAGAGTCACTGTTTAGATATATGCTAAAGCACCAAGATAATGGTCAGATGATAATTGTTGAAAATGAAATCCCTGAATTAGATTATAGCAATGCCAATCTCATCTACTTTTCTAAAGATATAGATGATGGTCGCTATGGCCTTCTATATGGATTAACTGAATAACTAACTTTGGCCACATCGGTAAACCCAACCAGTGTGGCTTTTTTTTACATAAAAAAAGAGACCCTAGGACTTAGGATTGCTCCCTTGTCCATTTGGGTCTCTCTATTATTAGCAAGTTTCGACAAAAGTCGGGTGGTACCCGGTACCTTTGCGAGGGGGAGGGCTTTTCTCCCCTGAGCTTGCTTACTCCCCTGAGCTTATTTAAAAAAAGTGGAGGAAAAGCTCCCCCACTTCTTTTAGTGACTGTTTATCTTTCTACCTTTATTTCTATTCCTTCTGCTAGTTTGTTTCCAACTAGGTCTTCTATTAACATATCACCATTGTGGTTTAGTACTGTTGATACAGTAATTTCACCTTCTGGCATATCTCCTTCAAGAACAAGTGTAACTGCAGTTCCATCAATTTTTACTTCGTTAACTAATTTTTCAACGTTTCCTACCATAACTTTGAAGTTCTTACCTGCTGTTGCTGCTGTTTCACCATCTTTTAGTATAACTGGTTCGTCAAATGTTAATATAATCTTTTGTGAACCGTCTTTTTTAGCTTCTAATATTTCTGGTGCTGTATTGTCTTTCAATGTAATCTTTGTATCAACTGGTGTCATTTTAGCGCCATTTTTGTTAGCTACATCTCTTATTATAAATGCTACATCTCCTGTTACTGGTACACTTCCTTCTGGAACTGTAAATACTGCATATTTGTTAGATTCTTCTTCTTTTTCTCCATCTATTACGTATTTAATGTCTTCTTTTGTCATTTCCCAATCTGCTAAAGTTTTTCCGTTTAATACGTAGTTTTCAGGGTTTCTAAGAGTTTCTGGATCTACTGAACCTATAAATCTAACATGAATTTCTTGTTTTCCTAGTGCATTATCTTTTACTTCTATTAATGGTTTTGATGTTTGAGGTACTTCATCTTCTTCAACTTTTTCTTCAACTTTGTTTGGAACCTCTATTTCTACTGTAAATGCTAAAGATGTAAATCCGTTCTCATCTTCACGTTTAGCATCTACATACATACCTTTAAGTTCTTCTTCTGTTGGAACATCACCGTCTGTTGCAGGTGCAAAGTCAAATTTACCAGTGTACTCGCCATCTGAATCAAAACCATATTCACTACCAAATGGAACTTCGGCATCTTTCTTTGGATCTGCAAACATTCCTTTTGGTACTTCTATTGTATATGTTGCACCTTCAACTAAGTTATCATCTTTGTCTAGTAGTTTTACATCTGCTCCTATTATAACATCATTTAAGTCAATAGTTAGAGCGTTATTTTTAAAATTAGTATCCTTAACTTCAACATCTGCTGTTCTAATTATACCGTCTTTTTCATAGGATACTTTTACGTTTAATGGTGCAGGTGTTCCTCCATATGTCATAAGCATTACTTCATCTAATGCTTGTGGGTCAAATGGAACATTGTCTGTCATTATCATTGTTATTTCAGAACCAATATCATCTGTATAACCTTTTACACCATAAAGATCCGTTGTGATATATGAGAAAGCATGTTCTGGTGCTAATTCGTCTTTTACTAATTCCATGCCTTTCTTGTTATAAGCTTCTTTATTTTCAGCATCTTTTGTTGCTTTATTATCCTCATCTAAAGTGTAACCAACTATACTATCTATAGTGATATTTCTGTTGATGTCTTTTTGTCCTGCATAGTATATTGTTTTATCTGCAGGTGAATCAGGTCTTGCATCATCTGTTGCACCAACTGCTACATATGAGAAGAAACCTACAAAGTTACCGTCATTATCAAATTCAGGTCTTGATAATGATACAGGTTCATCTTCAACTTCTGTTATTTTATCATCTATAGTTTTTATAGTTAATTTACCTGTTGCATTTGCTCTATTCCATTCTACTTTGAATAGATTATCTGCTATTTGTACTATGTCTTTTACAATTGGTTTTACTGCTTCTGGTGTTTTTGTTTTATCGTTTATTAGTTTAAAGTTAAATGTAATTGTACTTGGTACCATAATATTGTCTGCATAGTCTCTGATTCCAACTATTTTTACATTGTATAATTTATCTGATGCTTTGAAGTTAGCAGCAACTACTGCTTTTTCTAAATCAAATCCTACAATTTTAGCATCGTCATAACTAAGAGTTGCATCTTTTGGCGTAGCATATACTAATGCATCTTGTACTTCTACTCCATTTACATATACTTTTACAACGTCTTTATTATTAACTTCTTTCTTTTCTATTGGTTCGCTAAATTCTAAGTCAAGTTGTTTTGTAGTTGAAGTTGCTTCTACTTCTATTGTTTTATTAATATCAACTTCTACTGGTACTAAATCTCCTGATTTTTTTACTGTATTGTCATATTTATATACTTTGTCTAATTTTGGTTCTACTTTGTCTTCAATGAACATTGGGAATACAGCTGTGTCTATTATTCTAACTTCGTCTTTGTCTCTTACGTTTCTAACTGCTACGTTTACAGTCATATCTTTGTCAAGTTTCTTTTCAATTGTGCCTTCTTTAATTTCAAGTTTTCCACCATCAAATCTTGCTAACTCTGGCATTCTTATTGTAACTACAGTTTTGCCTTCTATAGTTTCTGCTATGATATTGTTGTACCAATACCATCCAGCATTACCTGCAAGTGCTGGATAAGCATTTGCGAATCTCTTATATGCTGTTGTAGTCTCTGGTGCACCTGGGAATGCACTATCGTCTATAGACATTAAGTTTAAGTCTTCTTTCATTTCTACAGCAAGTTTATCTGGTTTACTTTCTACTATTTCAAAGTAGTAGTTTCTTGGATCTGTTGCTGTTTCTTCATCTACTACTGTGTTGAATACTACTCTGAATTGTCTGTAGTTGTCGAATATAACTTCTTCAACTTCAGCCTTATCTACAGGTTCTACTGGTGCTGTAAAGTTAACTTTTTCTGTGAACTTTTGACCTTTGTATTCAAATTCAACAGTGTTTTCACCTTCAGTTAACTCTTTTACAGTAAAATTTTCAACATCACCATTTGAAAATTTTACTCTTATGGTTGTTGCATTAATAGCACTTGCCTCCACAAATATAATCTATACAATTAAGCCTGTACAACGATAAAATATCTAGAAATGGAGGTAATATTATATGAAGTATTATGAGGCTGTAGAAGGGTTCCTTAAGCACTTAGAATCTATTGATAGGTCCTATGAAACTATTAAAGGATATAGAAAGGAATTAGGGTATTTTGGAAGGTTTTTAGAAGGGAAGTATTCATATGAAAAAGATGTAGGGGATATAACCATAGAAGATTTAGAGGATTATATGTATTACTTAAAAAAATCAGGTAAGATGAGTGCAACAAGGAGTAGGGTAGTATATATATTTAGAAGTTTTTATAACTATTTAAACAAAAGGGAACTTTGTTCAAAAAACTTAGCTATGTTTTTAGAACCAATAAGGGTAAAACAAACTGAAAGAATATATCTTTCTGAGGAAGAATTTATTTTATTAACAGGGAAGATAGACAAGCCTATTGTAAAAGTAGCAGTACAGACTATTTTTTATACAGGTCTTAGAGTTTCAGAAACTGTTAATTTAACTCTTGATAATGTTGATTTAGATGAAAAAATAATATATGTAATTGGGGGCAAGGGGAATAAGGATAGGGTAATCCCCATCTGTGAAAAGCTTTACAATATACTTATTGATTATATAGATAATATAAGGCCTTTAGTAGATAGCAATAAATTTTTTTGTACTAAAAAAACTGGAAAATTGTCGCCACAATATATCAATGTTATTCTTCATAAAGCTAAAGATTCTCTTAAATGGCAAAAGAATGTCTCTGCCCATATATTGAGACATTCTTTTGCAAGTAACCTTATAATCCATAATGCACCTTTACCATCGGTTCAAAAGCTTCTAGGGCATTCTGATCTAAGAGTTACTAGTAGATATATACATCAAGACTTAGAACAGCTTAAAAAGGCTGTTAAGTTGTTGTAACGCCATTTAGAAAAAACTCCTCTCTTTTTAGAAAGGAGTTTTTTCTTTCATGCTTATAATTTTTTTCTTATGCTTCTGGTTCTATTTCAACATCAAAGATGAATATTTTTCCTCCAAATTCATCTTTCAAAGTAACGATTACTTTTCCATCATTTTCAGAGTATACGAAATTATCTCCATCTATGATGTCAGATTCTAATTTAGCATCTAATTTATCATCACCAACTGTTAATTTTGCAGCTATAGAAGCAGCATTAACTTCTGTTCCATTAGCTAATACTATTTTGTCTTTTCCATCTTTAATAGCTAATTTTTCTATTTGAGGAGTTGTATTTTCTACAGTTATTTCTATATCAAACACCTTAACTTCTAAATCTCCATCTTTTGTATATAAGGAAATAGTAGCTTGTCCTGCTGTTTTAGCTGTTACAGTAGCTTTTGCAGATTCAATAGTTCCTACTGCTGCTACTTTTTCATTTGAAGATTTAGCTATTAAATTTGATGGTAAAGCTACTTCTACACCATTTACATAAGCCTTTACATCCATTGCTAGTGTATTTTTAGCTTCTTCTCCTGTAAGAAGTGGATTTATATCTAGAGTAGTATCTTTAGCAATTAATTTGTATTCATCTGGTTGTCCAGTTACGTCTATTGCTTCAATATTGAATGTTCCGATTTCTTTTTCTCCAGATAGAACTACTACTTTGTGAATTCCTTTAGCTAAATTTGCAGCTACAGATCCTTCACCATTAGTTATAGCTGTTTCAACAACTTCAGCTTCTCCAACTTTTACGTTTACTTTTTGACTAGCTAATCTTAGGTTTTCACTATATTGATCTAGCACGTTTATCTTAACTGTTGCTTTATCATCATTAGCTTTAACTTTAATAGTTGTACCATTTTCTTTGATACTTGTTGCAACTTGTGCATCTCTTATTTGAACTGGAACTTCTACTGTTTTTTCAACATTTACAAATTTAACAGTAAATACAACGTTTCCAGCTTTTAAAGCTTTGATACCATTTTCATAATAAGCAGTTGTTATATCACTTGAAGTAATCTTTTCAACTTCTGGAAGTTTAACTTCTTCAATTTCTTTTCCTAGTCCATTTATTGCTTTTTTTGCTTTTATAGTTATATTTTCATCAGTCAATGTTATATAGCCAAGTTTCCAAGCATCACTACCTGAAATTAGGCTTATTTCTGTTACTTCTGAAGCTTCTGCTGCATCAATAACTTTTACATCTGTCCAATCTGATACTAATTCTTGTCCATCTTTTGATACTTTTACTGCATATTTGAAGTTTTCTTCTCTAGTCACTTTACCAGTTGACTTTTCATCTGCTAATGGTGTAAAATCATATAAGAATACAACAGTATATCCAGCTGATTTTAATTCTTCAATTGTTACTGTTTGCTTTCCATTGATTTGTATTTCAAGTTGTTCCTCTGTTCCTTTTGCTGTTGTTTGTGTAATAGCACATATATTACCAAAATAATTCCCAATAAAAGGTTTCTTGAAATCCAGTATAATACAGGGATAGGAAGGACAAGCCTTTTGTTACTTTGTAATAACATCATTAGAATAATAAATGGTTTTATAATGCTTATGAAATAAAATGTTAAATATTTAACCAATATAAAATTAAGCTTGTTAATAACAAGTAAATTATAATGAATAATAGTAAAAAAAACCCTTATATTCAATATAATATAAGGGAAAAAGGTTTTTTAAAAGAAAAGAGCGTTAATTTCGCTTTCATATCCATATTTTTTTAAGAATTCTATTATAGCGATTTCAAAAATTTCTTTTTGGCTTATATTTTTTTCTATGCTAAATTCTTTTACTAAATTAGCTAACCTATGAGACATGCATATGGATTTTGTAATCGTTATTCCACCAACTACGTATCTAGGTATTGTACCTTCGTCATTTATTACTAAAAGATCTAAAATTCTTTCTTTGTTTTTGTCTATCGTTTCTAATAGGGGAATTAGTTTTTCGAGTCTATCAAGTTTAGATAAATATGTAGTGGGTTCTGTTTCGTATTCTATGTTAACGTTTTCAGGTGTGTTATTATTTATACTAACTGTATTTGTTTGTGGGATCTCTCCTTTTATGAGTGTATAGTTTTGTTCTTCTGGAGACCAAGCATAACCTTTATCTTTCATATATTGTGCTATAGCCATATGGTCTGTCATTCCTACTCTTTTAGCTATTTCTTTTGGATCAATTTTAGCTTTAAAAAGATCTATTATTTGCTGTACTTTTGACGAGGAGATAGAATCATAATCATCATTTGTTTTTTGAGATTCTAGTATATAGTTTTGCTTTTCGCTATCCCATTTGTATCCTCTTCTTCTCATAAACATATCTAAGGTTCGAAAGCTTTTATGTTTTAATATTTTAGCTATTTCTTCTCTAGTTTTGCCTTCTGCAAGGCTTCTTAATATAAAATGTTCATCATAGTCTATTCTGCTACTACCTTGTAGAGTTGCTGCTATTTCTTCTTTTGTTTTTCCGTTCAATAGTTCAGTGAGGATTAAATCTTCATATAGTTTAATATCTTCAAACGAATTTTTTTCCATATAAAGTCCTCCTTTTTATTATAATAGATTAACTGATTCATTTAAATCATCCATTTCTGTATGAGTATATATAGAGGTTACTTTAAGGTTAGAATGCCCTAAAAGTTTTTGAACATGAACTATATTTACTCCTTTTTTAATTAGATTTGATGCAAAGCTATGTCTTAAAATATGAGCTGTTACTTTTTTCTCCCAACCAAGACGTTCAACAGTATCTTTTATTATTCTATTTACATAGACAGAGCTAATTTTCCCAGTTTTAGATGTAGCAAATAGATAATCAGTATCTACATCTGGACGCCAATTTGAAAGATAATCTTTAAGTGGGGGAATTAGGTTTTTGTTTAAAGGTATATTTCTGTCTTTTTTACCTTTTCCATTAATAATATATATCATGTTTTTTTCAAAATCTACATCTTTTAGTCTAAGATTTAAACATTCACCTATTCTCATTCCTGTATAGAAAAGGGTTTTGCATATAAGTTGAGTAAGGGGATGGTCGATAGCTTCTATTAATTCATGAGCTTCCTCTGTAGTAAGAAAGGTTCTTTCTTGTTTTTTGATTTTAATAGGTTCTATAAGATTGGCGATGTTTTGTTTACACAAATCTTTGTTACAAGCATATTTCCAAAAGGCTCGTAATGTATATTGATGCCTACTACGACTAGCAGAAGCGAGGCTTTTTTCTTCTTTTAGATAAAATAAAAAGTCCTCTATATCTTCTACTTTTAAATCATCAATATACATGGGACAATTATATTTTTTTCTAAAAAGAATTGGAAGGATGACAAATCAGATAAGTAGGATTTTATTGTTTCCTTACTTTTGTCTGTGGTTATTAAATAATTTTTGTACATATTTATTACATCACTTAACATCATTACTAAGACGACTCCCTTCTTTATAGCTATTGATGTTATTATTTGACAAATGAGTAATTATTATTTGTTATATAATACATTATAACATGAAAAGATTATAAAGGTAATGATTTCTGGCTGAAATTTGGTTAAGTACCCGAATTTTGGTGAAAAACCCGTTTTATGTCGAAAGTTGTTGAAAGAAAGATCAGCCAAGGCATAAAATTCAGTTAATTTTCAAGATAGAAAATATTCTAAAAATTAGAGGAATTTCTATATTTATATAGAATATAGAATATACATATATAAATTTTTAAAAAAGGAGGGTAGTTTGTAAAAATATATTAGAAAAGGGGACGATGATTTGAAACGAATTTCAAAAATGCTTATGTTTGTTTTAATCTTATCTTTAATGGTTTCGAGTTTTGCTTTTGGAGAAGAACAATTACAACCAGAATCTTTTTTAAGTGTAGATGAGGATGTTGAAAACATTGAACAAAACATTGAAGAAAATGATCAAATAGAATCCCTAGATGATACAATTTGGGAACCTGTATCAAATGAAATAATTGATGAAATAAAAGATGCTTTTAAAAAAGGTGAAAAGATAGATAATCTTATTCTAGATGAAGATGATGAAGTAAGGATTATTGTTGAATTAGAAGAAAGACCTTTGATAACTTATGCTACAGAAGAAGATATACAATATTCTGCAATGCCTAAAGGAGAGCTAGATAGTTTAGAAAGAGAACTTTTACAAAAGCAGGAAATAGTTGAAAGGGAAATTCATAGTAAGAATATCAGTTTCAGTTTAGATAAGAGATTTACTACTGTATTTAATGGATTTAGTGGTAAATCTAAATTTAGTGAAATAGATGCTATAGAAAACATAGTGGGAGTTAGAAAGGTTTACATTTCTAAGGAATATGAAAGACCTACTATTAAACCTGATATGCACACCAGTAATGATATGGTTAGATCTCTTAATGCTTGGAATTTAGGATTTAAAGGTGAAGGAATGGTTGTAGCGATTATTGATACCGGTATAGACCCAAGTCATTCAGATATGGTGTTAACTAATAGTGGTGCTGCTTCATTAAGTGAAGAAGATATTAATGTAATGAAAAATGAACAGGGCTTAAAGGGTAGATTTTATACAGAAAAAGTACCTTATGGTTATAATTATTATGATAAAAATGAAGAAATACTTGATATTGGACCTTCAGCTTCTGAACATGGTATGCATGTAGCTGGTACAGTAGCTGCTAATGGATATGTTAAAGGTGTTGCTCCTGAATCACAACTTTTAGCTATGAAGGTATTTAGTAATGACCCTATTTATGCTACGACTTTTGATGACATTTATTTAGAGGCTATTGAAGAAGCTATAAAGTTAGGGGCTAATGTGCTAAATATGAGTTTAGGTTCTACTGCTTCATTTTATGTAGAAGATAGTCCAGTAAATAAGGCTATTTCTTATGCAGTGGATAATGGTATTGTATGCTCTATTTCAGCAGGAAACTCTGGATATATAGCTCATGGTTGGACTGAAACAAACTCTGGATTACCTACTAAAAACAATCCTGATATTGGCCTTGTAGGGGCTCCAGGACTTTCATATGATTCAATCCAAGTTGCATCTTTTGAAAATACTCATATGATGACTCCATATTTAATACTTGGTGATGAAAAGATAGTTTTATCAGTTGCTAGTTCTAATCATCCAGTTTCACTGGGTTCTGATGTAGAGTATGTAGATTGTGGAGTGGGTGATGTAACCGATTTTGAAGAGATAGATGTAAGTGGGAAAATAGCATTAATTATACGTGGGGGATTAACTTTTGTAGAAAAGATAGTTAATGCTGAAAAGGCAGGAGCTATTGGAGTTATTGTATATAATCACAAAGATGGTGGAGAAGAGTTAATTAATATGGCCTATCCTCCTGAAGCTACAATACCTGCTGTATTTGTTGGACATAGTAGTGGAGATAAAATGCTTGAATCTCCTATTAAGACTGTTAGTTTCACAGATGATGAAATGCAAGTTCCAAACCCTATGTCAGGACAGATGTCTGATTTTTCTTCTTGGGGTACTACTCCAAGTTTAGAGTTAAAACCAGAAATTACTGCTCCGGGGGGACAAATATATTCTACACTTCAAAATAACAGTTATGGGACTATGAGTGGTACAAGTATGTCAGCTCCTCATGTTTCAGGTGGTGCTGCAATAGTTAAGGAATATATTAGTAAAAATGGCAGATTAAATGAATTGCATCTTGAAGATTTAATTATAGGTGATGAAATAGGTGATAAGGTATCACCATTGCCTAATAATTCTATAATTATTGGAAATAGGGCTTATGATAGAAGGTTATTGGATTCAGAATATAGTGATATGATTAATGAGCAAATATTAAAGGCTATTACAGAAAACGAACCAATCTATATTAAAACTAGCAAAGGGAATATAATTACATTGTTTAATGAGGAAGTAAAAGATTTGTCTGTTCTTCCTAAAACACTTATCTATATGGATATACATGGGAATGAAACGGTTTATACATCGTCAGCTAAAGAAAGTTCTATTGGTGAGCAGACTAAATTAGCAAAGATACTATTGATGAATACAGCTAAAGTTTTATTAGATGAAGAAAACATAGCTATTTCACCAAGAAAACAGGGCGCAGGATTAATGGATGTAGAAAGTGCCATAGTTACACCAGTAATAGTGGTTAATAGATTAAATAATGAGGCTAAGGTAGAGTTGTTTGATTTTAATGAAACTGAATTTGATTTAAATTTAAGAGCAATCAATACAACTGATAAGGAGATTACTTATAGTATTGATTTAGATTTGTTAACTGATTATATTTACCAAGATCATTTCAATTTATTAGTAGCTAGAGAAATTGATAAAGTAGTATCAGGACCAGATACTATAACGATTCCTGCAAAGGATTATGTAGATTTTACTTTACATGTAGATTTTGGAATGGATGAGGAATTGTATAGAAATATGTTTGTTGAAGGATTTGTTAGATTAGCTGATACTTCTGATACTTATCCTGAACTTAGCATACCTTTCTTAGGGTTTTATGGTAGCTGGGATGAACCAGAGATATTAGACGGATTTGAAGAATTAGGAGAAGAATCCTATTATGGATATGCTGGAATGATAGATGGAGAATTCAACTTTATGATTCCTAGTAAAGCTGCTATTAGTCCAGGTACTGCTGATGGTGAAATATTTGGAACTAATATAGTTATTCCAATACCTTCATTTATGAGAAATGCTGAAGAAGTTAGATATAATATTTTAGATAGTGAAGGAAACAAATTATCAACTATTTTAACAGAGCAGTTTGCATCAAAAACTTATATTGATGGAGGAAGGAAATTACCATTTTCTTTCAATCCTAATAGAGCTTGGGATGGTAAGATAAATGGTGAGATTGTTGAAGATGGATTGT is a window of Anaerosalibacter sp. Marseille-P3206 DNA encoding:
- a CDS encoding S8 family serine peptidase, which produces MKRISKMLMFVLILSLMVSSFAFGEEQLQPESFLSVDEDVENIEQNIEENDQIESLDDTIWEPVSNEIIDEIKDAFKKGEKIDNLILDEDDEVRIIVELEERPLITYATEEDIQYSAMPKGELDSLERELLQKQEIVEREIHSKNISFSLDKRFTTVFNGFSGKSKFSEIDAIENIVGVRKVYISKEYERPTIKPDMHTSNDMVRSLNAWNLGFKGEGMVVAIIDTGIDPSHSDMVLTNSGAASLSEEDINVMKNEQGLKGRFYTEKVPYGYNYYDKNEEILDIGPSASEHGMHVAGTVAANGYVKGVAPESQLLAMKVFSNDPIYATTFDDIYLEAIEEAIKLGANVLNMSLGSTASFYVEDSPVNKAISYAVDNGIVCSISAGNSGYIAHGWTETNSGLPTKNNPDIGLVGAPGLSYDSIQVASFENTHMMTPYLILGDEKIVLSVASSNHPVSLGSDVEYVDCGVGDVTDFEEIDVSGKIALIIRGGLTFVEKIVNAEKAGAIGVIVYNHKDGGEELINMAYPPEATIPAVFVGHSSGDKMLESPIKTVSFTDDEMQVPNPMSGQMSDFSSWGTTPSLELKPEITAPGGQIYSTLQNNSYGTMSGTSMSAPHVSGGAAIVKEYISKNGRLNELHLEDLIIGDEIGDKVSPLPNNSIIIGNRAYDRRLLDSEYSDMINEQILKAITENEPIYIKTSKGNIITLFNEEVKDLSVLPKTLIYMDIHGNETVYTSSAKESSIGEQTKLAKILLMNTAKVLLDEENIAISPRKQGAGLMDVESAIVTPVIVVNRLNNEAKVELFDFNETEFDLNLRAINTTDKEITYSIDLDLLTDYIYQDHFNLLVAREIDKVVSGPDTITIPAKDYVDFTLHVDFGMDEELYRNMFVEGFVRLADTSDTYPELSIPFLGFYGSWDEPEILDGFEELGEESYYGYAGMIDGEFNFMIPSKAAISPGTADGEIFGTNIVIPIPSFMRNAEEVRYNILDSEGNKLSTILTEQFASKTYIDGGRKLPFSFNPNRAWDGKINGEIVEDGLYYYEIESKIHYDGARWQEKKIPVYVDTKAPEISNLSFDKYSSKLKFEAEDSGIGLSRILIFVNNKPVENIEVEDEQNLFEIDMLEHLSGLTNYEIKVVVLDYAGNMREKNIAEGKDEGRPVIYLINPELLEPYNENVIKFSGYVFDTTLTPVVKINGIQADVSYNEEIEIKQDDEVIRSGEGYEFELELEFEDGYHEVEILSISQGGVETSIVRRFWVDTTEPELTVEVKERELTDESATLEILMKDNFPALTLYINGSEVNRVDRLSQYSIVEPIEESFTFDVDLDIGINELKIVLVDMAGNMVEEVITIERTE